The following coding sequences are from one Thamnophis elegans isolate rThaEle1 chromosome 5, rThaEle1.pri, whole genome shotgun sequence window:
- the KIAA1324 gene encoding UPF0577 protein KIAA1324 homolog isoform X2 yields the protein MKDQSCKLCAEGTYSLGTGVRFDEWDELPHGFASIATNFEIDYNLLESLGNCTKSTWIPKGDYIASNTDECIATLMYAVNLKQSGTVSFDYIYPDSNIVFEFFVQNDQCQPAVEDSRWMRTTEKGWEKHSVELSRGNNVLYWKTTAFSVWSKNPKPVLVKNIGITGVAYTSECFPCKAGTYTAKSGSSFCQQCPANTFSSKKATSCQQCEPANYSEPGSSSCKTRPACTDKDYFYTHTTCDTNGETQLMYKWAEPKICNEDLPKAVKLPPSGVKMMCPPCNPGFFKTNASTCEPCPYGKYSNGSGCINCPVGTEPALGFEYKWWNTLPANMETTVLSGISFEYKRMAGWEVAGDYIYTAAGASDNDFMILTLVIPGFSPPQSVMEDSENKKVAEITFVFETICSVNCELYFMVGMNSRTNSPVETWFGAKGKQSYTYVIEKNATTSFTWAFQRTAYNEAGRKYTNDVARLYSINVTNVIDGVASYCRQCALETSGSSCTSCPHGHYIDKTSGACSPCPSNTYLKAHQPYGKQACIPCGPGTKNNKIHSLCYNDCHFSVSMKDRTREYDFSRLAYSTSFLGGPSFTSKGLKYFHHFNISLCGNYGKKTALCIDNVTDSHLLDKDTEFSKSISSYVCQSVMIPSEVMGYKTMVSSQPVSLADTFVGVTTKPTLDNITSHADYFPGGNGDLPDVIFFYRSKDVTQTCRDGRVTTIRLRCDPLKFEFALSLPSKCPDGTCDGCTFHFLWESVEACPLCSAEDYHAIISACIGGIQRTTYVWRKPKLCAGGIQLPEEKVSICKSMDFWLKVGISAGTCAAILLTVMTCYFWKKNQKLEYKYSKLVMNASSKDSELPAADSCAIMEGEDVEDDLLFTSKNSFLGKIKAFTSKASLRYSQAWQDSVCRALLNKLRGRIFQRTSDGFDSVPLKTSSGTTDMDL from the exons ATGAAAGATCAGTCTTGCAAGTTATGTGCAGAGGGCACATATTCTCTTGGGACTGGTGTCAGGTTCGATGAATGGGATGAGTTGCCCCATGGATTTGCCAGCATAGCAACCAATTTTGAAATTGATTACAACCTCTTGGAGTCCTTGGGAAACTGCACCAA ATCAACATGGATTCCTAAAGGAGATTATATTGCCTCCAACACGGATGAGTGCATAGCTACTCTGATGTATGCTGTTAACCTCAAGCAGTCTGGGACCGTCTCCTTTGACTACATCTACCCAGACAGCAACATCGTCTTTGAATTCTTT GTTCAGAATGACCAGTGTCAACCAGCTGTGGAGGATTCTCGATGGATGAGAACTACAGAGAAAGGTTGGGAGAAACACAGT GTGGAATTGAGTCGTGGCAACAATGTCTTGTACTGGAAAACAACGGCTTTCTCTGTTTGGTCCAAAAACCCCAAGCCTGTGTTGGTGAAAAACATTGGGATTACAG GTGTGGCTTATACTTCTGAATGCTTTCCTTGTAAAGCAGGCACCTACACTGCCAAATCTGGTTCCTCCTTCTGTCAGCAATGCCCAGCAAAtactttttcttccaaaaaagCTACTTCCTGCCAGCAGTGTGAGCCAGCAAATTACTCAG AACCAGGTTCTTCTTCTTGCAAGACTCGCCCAGCCTGTACAGATAAGGATTATTTTTATACCCATACTACCTGTGATACAAATGGGGAG ACACAGCTAATGTATAAATGGGCTGAGCCTAAGATCTGCAATGAGGACCTCCCCAAGGCAGTGAAATTACCTCCATCGGGTGTAAAGATGATGTGTCCACCTTGTAATCCTGGTTTTTTTAAGACAAATGCCAGCACCTGTGAGCCTTGCCCATATGGAAAATACTCAAATGGGTCTG GTTGTATCAATTGCCCAGTTGGCACCGAGCCCGCATTAGGCTTTGAATACAAATGGTGGAACACGCTGCCAGCTAATATGGAGACTACAGTCCTTAGTGGAATCAGTTTTGAATATAAGAGAATGGCAG gGTGGGAAGTGGCTGGTGACTACATCTACACAGCTGCAGGGGCTTCTGACAATGATTTCatgattttaacattggtaattCCTGGCTTCAG TCCACCACAATCAGTTATGGAAGACTCTGAAAATAAGAAGGTAGCAGAAATCACTTTTGTCTTTGAAACCATCTGCAGTGTGAATTGTGAACTTTATTTTATGGTG GGTATGAATTCTAGAACCAATTCCCCTGTAGAAACCTGGTTTGGCGCCAAGGGAAAGCAATCCTATACGTATGTCATTGAGAAGAATGCTACCACGAGTTTCACGTGGGCCTTCCAGAGGACAGCATACAACGAAGCG GGAAGAAAATACACAAATGATGTTGCCAGATTGTACTCCATCAATGTGACCAATGTCATAGACGGCGTAGCTTCTTATTGCCGGCAGTGCGCTTTGGAAACCTCTGGCTCATCCTGTACTTCCTGCCCTCATGGGCACTACATTGACAAAACATCCGGTGCTTGTTCTCCATGTCCATCAAACACTTACCTGAAAGCTCACCAACCTTATGGCAAGCAAGCTTGCATCCCTTGTGGTCCTGGCACAAAAAATAATAAG atTCATTCTCTATGTTACAACGATTGTCACTTCTCAGTCAGCATGAAGGATAGGACTCGGGAGTATGACTTCTCCAGACTGGCTTACAGCACCTCCTTTTTAGGAGGGCCAAGTTTTACTTCAAAAGGCCTGAAGTACTTTCACCACTTCAACATCAGTTTATGCGGAAATTAT GGAAAAAAGACTGCTCTCTGCATAGATAACGTCACAGATAGTCATCTTTTGGACAAAGACACTGAGTTCTCCAAGTCAATTTCATCCTATGTATGCCAGTCCGTCATGATTCCTTCTGAAGTGATGGGTTACAAAACCATGGTCTCTTCTCAGCCTGTGAGCCTGGCGGATACTTTTGTGG GAGTAACAACAAAACCTACTCTGGACAACATAACTTCTCATGCTGATTATTTCCCTGGTGGAAATGGGGACTTACCTGATGTCATATTCTTTTATAG ATCCAAGGATGTGACCCAGACATGCCGTGATGGAAGAGTAACTACCATTAGGCTAAGATGTGACCCCCTAAAATTTGAGTTTGCTCTCTCTTTACCAAG CAAGTGTCCTGATGGAACCTGTGATGGATGCACTTTCCATTTCCTGTGGGAGTCAGTTGAAGCCTGTCCTCTCTGTTCTGCAGAAGACTACCATGCCATTATCAGTGCCTGCATTGGAGGGATACAG CGAACCACCTATGTATGGCGGAAGCCAAAGCTATGCGCCGGAGGCATCCAGCTTCCAGAAGAAAAAGTCAGCATCTGCAAGTCCATGGACTTCTGGCTTAAGGTGGGCATCTCTGCTGGGACTTGTGCTGCCATCCTGCTGACCGTCATGACTTGCTACTTCtggaagaaaaatcaaaa GTTAGAGTATAAATACTCTAAGCTGGTTATGAATGCGAGTTCTAAGGACAGTGAACTACCTGCAGCTGACAGTTGTGCCATCATGGAGGGAGAAGATGTAGAGGACGACCTGTTATTCACAAGCAAAAATTCTTTTTTGGGAAAAATAAAGGCATTCACTTCTAAA GCTTCTCTTAGGTACAGTCAGGCATGGCAGGACTCTGTGTGTAGGGCTCTTCTCAATAAACTAAGAGGAAGAATCTTCCAG AGAACATCTGATGGTTTTGATTCTGTGCCCTTGAAGACCTCCTCTGGCACCACCGACATGGAtctttag
- the KIAA1324 gene encoding UPF0577 protein KIAA1324 homolog isoform X3 produces the protein MKDQSCKLCAEGTYSLGTGVRFDEWDELPHGFASIATNFEIDDQCQPAVEDSRWMRTTEKGWEKHSVELSRGNNVLYWKTTAFSVWSKNPKPVLVKNIGITGVAYTSECFPCKAGTYTAKSGSSFCQQCPANTFSSKKATSCQQCEPANYSEPGSSSCKTRPACTDKDYFYTHTTCDTNGETQLMYKWAEPKICNEDLPKAVKLPPSGVKMMCPPCNPGFFKTNASTCEPCPYGKYSNGSGCINCPVGTEPALGFEYKWWNTLPANMETTVLSGISFEYKRMAGWEVAGDYIYTAAGASDNDFMILTLVIPGFSPPQSVMEDSENKKVAEITFVFETICSVNCELYFMVGMNSRTNSPVETWFGAKGKQSYTYVIEKNATTSFTWAFQRTAYNEAGRKYTNDVARLYSINVTNVIDGVASYCRQCALETSGSSCTSCPHGHYIDKTSGACSPCPSNTYLKAHQPYGKQACIPCGPGTKNNKIHSLCYNDCHFSVSMKDRTREYDFSRLAYSTSFLGGPSFTSKGLKYFHHFNISLCGNYGKKTALCIDNVTDSHLLDKDTEFSKSISSYVCQSVMIPSEVMGYKTMVSSQPVSLADTFVGVTTKPTLDNITSHADYFPGGNGDLPDVIFFYRSKDVTQTCRDGRVTTIRLRCDPLKFEFALSLPSKCPDGTCDGCTFHFLWESVEACPLCSAEDYHAIISACIGGIQRTTYVWRKPKLCAGGIQLPEEKVSICKSMDFWLKVGISAGTCAAILLTVMTCYFWKKNQKLEYKYSKLVMNASSKDSELPAADSCAIMEGEDVEDDLLFTSKNSFLGKIKAFTSKRTSDGFDSVPLKTSSGTTDMDL, from the exons ATGAAAGATCAGTCTTGCAAGTTATGTGCAGAGGGCACATATTCTCTTGGGACTGGTGTCAGGTTCGATGAATGGGATGAGTTGCCCCATGGATTTGCCAGCATAGCAACCAATTTTGAAATTG ATGACCAGTGTCAACCAGCTGTGGAGGATTCTCGATGGATGAGAACTACAGAGAAAGGTTGGGAGAAACACAGT GTGGAATTGAGTCGTGGCAACAATGTCTTGTACTGGAAAACAACGGCTTTCTCTGTTTGGTCCAAAAACCCCAAGCCTGTGTTGGTGAAAAACATTGGGATTACAG GTGTGGCTTATACTTCTGAATGCTTTCCTTGTAAAGCAGGCACCTACACTGCCAAATCTGGTTCCTCCTTCTGTCAGCAATGCCCAGCAAAtactttttcttccaaaaaagCTACTTCCTGCCAGCAGTGTGAGCCAGCAAATTACTCAG AACCAGGTTCTTCTTCTTGCAAGACTCGCCCAGCCTGTACAGATAAGGATTATTTTTATACCCATACTACCTGTGATACAAATGGGGAG ACACAGCTAATGTATAAATGGGCTGAGCCTAAGATCTGCAATGAGGACCTCCCCAAGGCAGTGAAATTACCTCCATCGGGTGTAAAGATGATGTGTCCACCTTGTAATCCTGGTTTTTTTAAGACAAATGCCAGCACCTGTGAGCCTTGCCCATATGGAAAATACTCAAATGGGTCTG GTTGTATCAATTGCCCAGTTGGCACCGAGCCCGCATTAGGCTTTGAATACAAATGGTGGAACACGCTGCCAGCTAATATGGAGACTACAGTCCTTAGTGGAATCAGTTTTGAATATAAGAGAATGGCAG gGTGGGAAGTGGCTGGTGACTACATCTACACAGCTGCAGGGGCTTCTGACAATGATTTCatgattttaacattggtaattCCTGGCTTCAG TCCACCACAATCAGTTATGGAAGACTCTGAAAATAAGAAGGTAGCAGAAATCACTTTTGTCTTTGAAACCATCTGCAGTGTGAATTGTGAACTTTATTTTATGGTG GGTATGAATTCTAGAACCAATTCCCCTGTAGAAACCTGGTTTGGCGCCAAGGGAAAGCAATCCTATACGTATGTCATTGAGAAGAATGCTACCACGAGTTTCACGTGGGCCTTCCAGAGGACAGCATACAACGAAGCG GGAAGAAAATACACAAATGATGTTGCCAGATTGTACTCCATCAATGTGACCAATGTCATAGACGGCGTAGCTTCTTATTGCCGGCAGTGCGCTTTGGAAACCTCTGGCTCATCCTGTACTTCCTGCCCTCATGGGCACTACATTGACAAAACATCCGGTGCTTGTTCTCCATGTCCATCAAACACTTACCTGAAAGCTCACCAACCTTATGGCAAGCAAGCTTGCATCCCTTGTGGTCCTGGCACAAAAAATAATAAG atTCATTCTCTATGTTACAACGATTGTCACTTCTCAGTCAGCATGAAGGATAGGACTCGGGAGTATGACTTCTCCAGACTGGCTTACAGCACCTCCTTTTTAGGAGGGCCAAGTTTTACTTCAAAAGGCCTGAAGTACTTTCACCACTTCAACATCAGTTTATGCGGAAATTAT GGAAAAAAGACTGCTCTCTGCATAGATAACGTCACAGATAGTCATCTTTTGGACAAAGACACTGAGTTCTCCAAGTCAATTTCATCCTATGTATGCCAGTCCGTCATGATTCCTTCTGAAGTGATGGGTTACAAAACCATGGTCTCTTCTCAGCCTGTGAGCCTGGCGGATACTTTTGTGG GAGTAACAACAAAACCTACTCTGGACAACATAACTTCTCATGCTGATTATTTCCCTGGTGGAAATGGGGACTTACCTGATGTCATATTCTTTTATAG ATCCAAGGATGTGACCCAGACATGCCGTGATGGAAGAGTAACTACCATTAGGCTAAGATGTGACCCCCTAAAATTTGAGTTTGCTCTCTCTTTACCAAG CAAGTGTCCTGATGGAACCTGTGATGGATGCACTTTCCATTTCCTGTGGGAGTCAGTTGAAGCCTGTCCTCTCTGTTCTGCAGAAGACTACCATGCCATTATCAGTGCCTGCATTGGAGGGATACAG CGAACCACCTATGTATGGCGGAAGCCAAAGCTATGCGCCGGAGGCATCCAGCTTCCAGAAGAAAAAGTCAGCATCTGCAAGTCCATGGACTTCTGGCTTAAGGTGGGCATCTCTGCTGGGACTTGTGCTGCCATCCTGCTGACCGTCATGACTTGCTACTTCtggaagaaaaatcaaaa GTTAGAGTATAAATACTCTAAGCTGGTTATGAATGCGAGTTCTAAGGACAGTGAACTACCTGCAGCTGACAGTTGTGCCATCATGGAGGGAGAAGATGTAGAGGACGACCTGTTATTCACAAGCAAAAATTCTTTTTTGGGAAAAATAAAGGCATTCACTTCTAAA AGAACATCTGATGGTTTTGATTCTGTGCCCTTGAAGACCTCCTCTGGCACCACCGACATGGAtctttag
- the KIAA1324 gene encoding UPF0577 protein KIAA1324 homolog isoform X1: protein MKDQSCKLCAEGTYSLGTGVRFDEWDELPHGFASIATNFEIDYNLLESLGNCTKSTWIPKGDYIASNTDECIATLMYAVNLKQSGTVSFDYIYPDSNIVFEFFVQNDQCQPAVEDSRWMRTTEKGWEKHSVELSRGNNVLYWKTTAFSVWSKNPKPVLVKNIGITGVAYTSECFPCKAGTYTAKSGSSFCQQCPANTFSSKKATSCQQCEPANYSEPGSSSCKTRPACTDKDYFYTHTTCDTNGETQLMYKWAEPKICNEDLPKAVKLPPSGVKMMCPPCNPGFFKTNASTCEPCPYGKYSNGSGCINCPVGTEPALGFEYKWWNTLPANMETTVLSGISFEYKRMAGWEVAGDYIYTAAGASDNDFMILTLVIPGFSPPQSVMEDSENKKVAEITFVFETICSVNCELYFMVGMNSRTNSPVETWFGAKGKQSYTYVIEKNATTSFTWAFQRTAYNEAGRKYTNDVARLYSINVTNVIDGVASYCRQCALETSGSSCTSCPHGHYIDKTSGACSPCPSNTYLKAHQPYGKQACIPCGPGTKNNKIHSLCYNDCHFSVSMKDRTREYDFSRLAYSTSFLGGPSFTSKGLKYFHHFNISLCGNYGKKTALCIDNVTDSHLLDKDTEFSKSISSYVCQSVMIPSEVMGYKTMVSSQPVSLADTFVGVTTKPTLDNITSHADYFPGGNGDLPDVIFFYRSKDVTQTCRDGRVTTIRLRCDPLKFEFALSLPSKCPDGTCDGCTFHFLWESVEACPLCSAEDYHAIISACIGGIQRTTYVWRKPKLCAGGIQLPEEKVSICKSMDFWLKVGISAGTCAAILLTVMTCYFWKKNQKLEYKYSKLVMNASSKDSELPAADSCAIMEGEDVEDDLLFTSKNSFLGKIKAFTSKRTSDGFDSVPLKTSSGTTDMDL, encoded by the exons ATGAAAGATCAGTCTTGCAAGTTATGTGCAGAGGGCACATATTCTCTTGGGACTGGTGTCAGGTTCGATGAATGGGATGAGTTGCCCCATGGATTTGCCAGCATAGCAACCAATTTTGAAATTGATTACAACCTCTTGGAGTCCTTGGGAAACTGCACCAA ATCAACATGGATTCCTAAAGGAGATTATATTGCCTCCAACACGGATGAGTGCATAGCTACTCTGATGTATGCTGTTAACCTCAAGCAGTCTGGGACCGTCTCCTTTGACTACATCTACCCAGACAGCAACATCGTCTTTGAATTCTTT GTTCAGAATGACCAGTGTCAACCAGCTGTGGAGGATTCTCGATGGATGAGAACTACAGAGAAAGGTTGGGAGAAACACAGT GTGGAATTGAGTCGTGGCAACAATGTCTTGTACTGGAAAACAACGGCTTTCTCTGTTTGGTCCAAAAACCCCAAGCCTGTGTTGGTGAAAAACATTGGGATTACAG GTGTGGCTTATACTTCTGAATGCTTTCCTTGTAAAGCAGGCACCTACACTGCCAAATCTGGTTCCTCCTTCTGTCAGCAATGCCCAGCAAAtactttttcttccaaaaaagCTACTTCCTGCCAGCAGTGTGAGCCAGCAAATTACTCAG AACCAGGTTCTTCTTCTTGCAAGACTCGCCCAGCCTGTACAGATAAGGATTATTTTTATACCCATACTACCTGTGATACAAATGGGGAG ACACAGCTAATGTATAAATGGGCTGAGCCTAAGATCTGCAATGAGGACCTCCCCAAGGCAGTGAAATTACCTCCATCGGGTGTAAAGATGATGTGTCCACCTTGTAATCCTGGTTTTTTTAAGACAAATGCCAGCACCTGTGAGCCTTGCCCATATGGAAAATACTCAAATGGGTCTG GTTGTATCAATTGCCCAGTTGGCACCGAGCCCGCATTAGGCTTTGAATACAAATGGTGGAACACGCTGCCAGCTAATATGGAGACTACAGTCCTTAGTGGAATCAGTTTTGAATATAAGAGAATGGCAG gGTGGGAAGTGGCTGGTGACTACATCTACACAGCTGCAGGGGCTTCTGACAATGATTTCatgattttaacattggtaattCCTGGCTTCAG TCCACCACAATCAGTTATGGAAGACTCTGAAAATAAGAAGGTAGCAGAAATCACTTTTGTCTTTGAAACCATCTGCAGTGTGAATTGTGAACTTTATTTTATGGTG GGTATGAATTCTAGAACCAATTCCCCTGTAGAAACCTGGTTTGGCGCCAAGGGAAAGCAATCCTATACGTATGTCATTGAGAAGAATGCTACCACGAGTTTCACGTGGGCCTTCCAGAGGACAGCATACAACGAAGCG GGAAGAAAATACACAAATGATGTTGCCAGATTGTACTCCATCAATGTGACCAATGTCATAGACGGCGTAGCTTCTTATTGCCGGCAGTGCGCTTTGGAAACCTCTGGCTCATCCTGTACTTCCTGCCCTCATGGGCACTACATTGACAAAACATCCGGTGCTTGTTCTCCATGTCCATCAAACACTTACCTGAAAGCTCACCAACCTTATGGCAAGCAAGCTTGCATCCCTTGTGGTCCTGGCACAAAAAATAATAAG atTCATTCTCTATGTTACAACGATTGTCACTTCTCAGTCAGCATGAAGGATAGGACTCGGGAGTATGACTTCTCCAGACTGGCTTACAGCACCTCCTTTTTAGGAGGGCCAAGTTTTACTTCAAAAGGCCTGAAGTACTTTCACCACTTCAACATCAGTTTATGCGGAAATTAT GGAAAAAAGACTGCTCTCTGCATAGATAACGTCACAGATAGTCATCTTTTGGACAAAGACACTGAGTTCTCCAAGTCAATTTCATCCTATGTATGCCAGTCCGTCATGATTCCTTCTGAAGTGATGGGTTACAAAACCATGGTCTCTTCTCAGCCTGTGAGCCTGGCGGATACTTTTGTGG GAGTAACAACAAAACCTACTCTGGACAACATAACTTCTCATGCTGATTATTTCCCTGGTGGAAATGGGGACTTACCTGATGTCATATTCTTTTATAG ATCCAAGGATGTGACCCAGACATGCCGTGATGGAAGAGTAACTACCATTAGGCTAAGATGTGACCCCCTAAAATTTGAGTTTGCTCTCTCTTTACCAAG CAAGTGTCCTGATGGAACCTGTGATGGATGCACTTTCCATTTCCTGTGGGAGTCAGTTGAAGCCTGTCCTCTCTGTTCTGCAGAAGACTACCATGCCATTATCAGTGCCTGCATTGGAGGGATACAG CGAACCACCTATGTATGGCGGAAGCCAAAGCTATGCGCCGGAGGCATCCAGCTTCCAGAAGAAAAAGTCAGCATCTGCAAGTCCATGGACTTCTGGCTTAAGGTGGGCATCTCTGCTGGGACTTGTGCTGCCATCCTGCTGACCGTCATGACTTGCTACTTCtggaagaaaaatcaaaa GTTAGAGTATAAATACTCTAAGCTGGTTATGAATGCGAGTTCTAAGGACAGTGAACTACCTGCAGCTGACAGTTGTGCCATCATGGAGGGAGAAGATGTAGAGGACGACCTGTTATTCACAAGCAAAAATTCTTTTTTGGGAAAAATAAAGGCATTCACTTCTAAA AGAACATCTGATGGTTTTGATTCTGTGCCCTTGAAGACCTCCTCTGGCACCACCGACATGGAtctttag
- the KIAA1324 gene encoding UPF0577 protein KIAA1324 homolog isoform X4 translates to MKDQSCKLCAEGTYSLGTGVRFDEWDELPHGFASIATNFEIDYNLLESLGNCTKSTWIPKGDYIASNTDECIATLMYAVNLKQSGTVSFDYIYPDSNIVFEFFVQNDQCQPAVEDSRWMRTTEKGWEKHSVELSRGNNVLYWKTTAFSVWSKNPKPVLTQLMYKWAEPKICNEDLPKAVKLPPSGVKMMCPPCNPGFFKTNASTCEPCPYGKYSNGSGCINCPVGTEPALGFEYKWWNTLPANMETTVLSGISFEYKRMAGWEVAGDYIYTAAGASDNDFMILTLVIPGFSPPQSVMEDSENKKVAEITFVFETICSVNCELYFMVGMNSRTNSPVETWFGAKGKQSYTYVIEKNATTSFTWAFQRTAYNEAGRKYTNDVARLYSINVTNVIDGVASYCRQCALETSGSSCTSCPHGHYIDKTSGACSPCPSNTYLKAHQPYGKQACIPCGPGTKNNKIHSLCYNDCHFSVSMKDRTREYDFSRLAYSTSFLGGPSFTSKGLKYFHHFNISLCGNYGKKTALCIDNVTDSHLLDKDTEFSKSISSYVCQSVMIPSEVMGYKTMVSSQPVSLADTFVGVTTKPTLDNITSHADYFPGGNGDLPDVIFFYRSKDVTQTCRDGRVTTIRLRCDPLKFEFALSLPSKCPDGTCDGCTFHFLWESVEACPLCSAEDYHAIISACIGGIQRTTYVWRKPKLCAGGIQLPEEKVSICKSMDFWLKVGISAGTCAAILLTVMTCYFWKKNQKLEYKYSKLVMNASSKDSELPAADSCAIMEGEDVEDDLLFTSKNSFLGKIKAFTSKRTSDGFDSVPLKTSSGTTDMDL, encoded by the exons ATGAAAGATCAGTCTTGCAAGTTATGTGCAGAGGGCACATATTCTCTTGGGACTGGTGTCAGGTTCGATGAATGGGATGAGTTGCCCCATGGATTTGCCAGCATAGCAACCAATTTTGAAATTGATTACAACCTCTTGGAGTCCTTGGGAAACTGCACCAA ATCAACATGGATTCCTAAAGGAGATTATATTGCCTCCAACACGGATGAGTGCATAGCTACTCTGATGTATGCTGTTAACCTCAAGCAGTCTGGGACCGTCTCCTTTGACTACATCTACCCAGACAGCAACATCGTCTTTGAATTCTTT GTTCAGAATGACCAGTGTCAACCAGCTGTGGAGGATTCTCGATGGATGAGAACTACAGAGAAAGGTTGGGAGAAACACAGT GTGGAATTGAGTCGTGGCAACAATGTCTTGTACTGGAAAACAACGGCTTTCTCTGTTTGGTCCAAAAACCCCAAGCCTGTGTTG ACACAGCTAATGTATAAATGGGCTGAGCCTAAGATCTGCAATGAGGACCTCCCCAAGGCAGTGAAATTACCTCCATCGGGTGTAAAGATGATGTGTCCACCTTGTAATCCTGGTTTTTTTAAGACAAATGCCAGCACCTGTGAGCCTTGCCCATATGGAAAATACTCAAATGGGTCTG GTTGTATCAATTGCCCAGTTGGCACCGAGCCCGCATTAGGCTTTGAATACAAATGGTGGAACACGCTGCCAGCTAATATGGAGACTACAGTCCTTAGTGGAATCAGTTTTGAATATAAGAGAATGGCAG gGTGGGAAGTGGCTGGTGACTACATCTACACAGCTGCAGGGGCTTCTGACAATGATTTCatgattttaacattggtaattCCTGGCTTCAG TCCACCACAATCAGTTATGGAAGACTCTGAAAATAAGAAGGTAGCAGAAATCACTTTTGTCTTTGAAACCATCTGCAGTGTGAATTGTGAACTTTATTTTATGGTG GGTATGAATTCTAGAACCAATTCCCCTGTAGAAACCTGGTTTGGCGCCAAGGGAAAGCAATCCTATACGTATGTCATTGAGAAGAATGCTACCACGAGTTTCACGTGGGCCTTCCAGAGGACAGCATACAACGAAGCG GGAAGAAAATACACAAATGATGTTGCCAGATTGTACTCCATCAATGTGACCAATGTCATAGACGGCGTAGCTTCTTATTGCCGGCAGTGCGCTTTGGAAACCTCTGGCTCATCCTGTACTTCCTGCCCTCATGGGCACTACATTGACAAAACATCCGGTGCTTGTTCTCCATGTCCATCAAACACTTACCTGAAAGCTCACCAACCTTATGGCAAGCAAGCTTGCATCCCTTGTGGTCCTGGCACAAAAAATAATAAG atTCATTCTCTATGTTACAACGATTGTCACTTCTCAGTCAGCATGAAGGATAGGACTCGGGAGTATGACTTCTCCAGACTGGCTTACAGCACCTCCTTTTTAGGAGGGCCAAGTTTTACTTCAAAAGGCCTGAAGTACTTTCACCACTTCAACATCAGTTTATGCGGAAATTAT GGAAAAAAGACTGCTCTCTGCATAGATAACGTCACAGATAGTCATCTTTTGGACAAAGACACTGAGTTCTCCAAGTCAATTTCATCCTATGTATGCCAGTCCGTCATGATTCCTTCTGAAGTGATGGGTTACAAAACCATGGTCTCTTCTCAGCCTGTGAGCCTGGCGGATACTTTTGTGG GAGTAACAACAAAACCTACTCTGGACAACATAACTTCTCATGCTGATTATTTCCCTGGTGGAAATGGGGACTTACCTGATGTCATATTCTTTTATAG ATCCAAGGATGTGACCCAGACATGCCGTGATGGAAGAGTAACTACCATTAGGCTAAGATGTGACCCCCTAAAATTTGAGTTTGCTCTCTCTTTACCAAG CAAGTGTCCTGATGGAACCTGTGATGGATGCACTTTCCATTTCCTGTGGGAGTCAGTTGAAGCCTGTCCTCTCTGTTCTGCAGAAGACTACCATGCCATTATCAGTGCCTGCATTGGAGGGATACAG CGAACCACCTATGTATGGCGGAAGCCAAAGCTATGCGCCGGAGGCATCCAGCTTCCAGAAGAAAAAGTCAGCATCTGCAAGTCCATGGACTTCTGGCTTAAGGTGGGCATCTCTGCTGGGACTTGTGCTGCCATCCTGCTGACCGTCATGACTTGCTACTTCtggaagaaaaatcaaaa GTTAGAGTATAAATACTCTAAGCTGGTTATGAATGCGAGTTCTAAGGACAGTGAACTACCTGCAGCTGACAGTTGTGCCATCATGGAGGGAGAAGATGTAGAGGACGACCTGTTATTCACAAGCAAAAATTCTTTTTTGGGAAAAATAAAGGCATTCACTTCTAAA AGAACATCTGATGGTTTTGATTCTGTGCCCTTGAAGACCTCCTCTGGCACCACCGACATGGAtctttag